A region from the Salicibibacter cibarius genome encodes:
- a CDS encoding head-tail connector protein — protein MSNLMIVTLDEAKLYLRIDNDMEDDFIKGLIITAEEHIKNVTRSSLKVHDRTYVVDNPDSVVEIPDKDIVQLDEVKAFDSNGIGFKTKAFRDGNVITHTTPGVPQMEIKYKVYDEYVPEPLRQAALLLIAHLYENRGIITDTNATQIPFTFQALVAPYRKGFF, from the coding sequence ATGAGTAACCTCATGATCGTAACCTTAGATGAAGCAAAGTTATACCTCCGTATTGATAACGATATGGAGGATGACTTTATAAAAGGATTGATTATCACCGCCGAGGAACACATCAAAAACGTCACTCGTTCTAGCTTGAAAGTGCATGATAGAACGTATGTTGTGGATAACCCTGATTCGGTCGTGGAAATACCTGACAAAGACATTGTCCAACTTGACGAGGTGAAGGCATTCGATTCAAACGGTATTGGGTTTAAAACAAAAGCTTTCCGTGATGGAAACGTAATCACCCACACAACACCGGGAGTTCCGCAAATGGAAATCAAATATAAGGTGTATGACGAGTATGTGCCGGAACCATTACGGCAGGCAGCCCTTTTGCTGATTGCTCACCTATACGAAAACAGAGGTATTATCACAGATACCAACGCCACGCAAATACCGTTTACGTTCCAAGCCCTTGTCGCTCCCTATCGAAAGGGCTTTTTCTGA
- a CDS encoding phage head closure protein gives MRAVRIGKLDKRIEIGDVEEVRQENGRYEEEFVSYHKCWARVHPLSGSEKFAAQQIESELTHRVEIRYFPGIRPQQVIKYGSRTFEIEAVIDLDEQHREMHLDCVEVGDG, from the coding sequence ATGCGTGCGGTCAGGATAGGTAAGCTGGACAAGCGTATCGAAATTGGCGATGTGGAGGAAGTGCGGCAGGAAAACGGGCGATATGAGGAAGAATTTGTTTCCTATCATAAGTGTTGGGCACGGGTACACCCTCTCTCTGGATCGGAAAAGTTTGCGGCACAGCAAATAGAGTCTGAACTCACGCATCGTGTGGAAATTAGGTATTTCCCCGGCATTCGTCCACAGCAGGTGATTAAATACGGCAGTCGAACGTTTGAAATTGAAGCTGTGATTGATTTGGATGAGCAGCACCGGGAAATGCATCTCGACTGTGTGGAGGTTGGTGATGGCTGA
- a CDS encoding HK97-gp10 family putative phage morphogenesis protein, with product MADVEIEGLEKAMRKFSKIAGQSKKDMKEAIKKNAEAIEQDQKRSVAQRSGATEGSISIEYEDDGLTADIRPRGSEGFRRHWIEFGTVNHGAQPFMIPSYEKNKDNYVKDANDVLRNLK from the coding sequence ATGGCTGATGTTGAAATCGAAGGTCTTGAAAAGGCTATGCGGAAGTTTTCTAAAATAGCTGGTCAATCGAAGAAAGACATGAAAGAAGCGATTAAGAAGAATGCAGAAGCGATTGAGCAGGATCAAAAAAGATCTGTAGCACAGCGATCAGGGGCGACTGAAGGAAGTATCTCCATTGAATATGAGGATGACGGTTTAACAGCCGACATTCGCCCACGAGGAAGCGAAGGGTTTCGCCGGCACTGGATCGAATTTGGAACGGTCAACCACGGAGCGCAGCCGTTTATGATACCCAGTTATGAAAAAAACAAAGATAACTACGTCAAAGATGCGAATGATGTATTGAGGAATCTCAAATGA
- a CDS encoding DUF3168 domain-containing protein, whose protein sequence is MIVDYHAIQNNIDHLLYYDDKLNNLVKGIYINRGVPDGASFPYVSKGSGFANPGDTKQTDGANVTYQIDVWGRRDDWEIHEIMMAVQDAMQGFRAETDRTEVFDCRLNYTDVQLDPDGYTRHGILQYRIFQTQKERRF, encoded by the coding sequence ATGATTGTCGATTATCACGCAATACAAAACAATATTGACCACTTGCTTTACTACGATGACAAACTAAATAACCTTGTCAAAGGCATTTATATCAACAGGGGCGTACCTGACGGTGCGTCCTTTCCTTATGTCTCAAAAGGTTCGGGTTTCGCCAACCCCGGCGACACCAAGCAAACAGACGGTGCTAATGTCACCTATCAAATAGATGTTTGGGGTCGAAGGGATGACTGGGAAATCCACGAAATTATGATGGCGGTACAAGACGCCATGCAGGGCTTCCGGGCGGAGACAGACCGTACGGAAGTTTTTGATTGCCGTTTGAATTACACAGACGTGCAACTTGATCCCGATGGTTACACACGCCATGGGATTTTGCAGTATCGAATCTTTCAAACTCAAAAAGAAAGAAGGTTTTAG
- a CDS encoding phage tail tube protein, with the protein MPRTGVDVLIAIEDEDGDKKFIGGQREATLNREKEEIDATHKLTAGWAYNLAGQGSWSIEMDGVMLEDDESLELLDDAFENDETIHVHWTNKSGTNYEGDAILTDYPIEAPMDDVMTYSMTFNGQGKYTKTRRSDSDNGDGGDGGDGESPTEIEVSPSSVSMTVGDTQSLTATAIYSEEDD; encoded by the coding sequence ATGCCAAGAACAGGTGTAGACGTGCTCATTGCAATTGAGGATGAAGATGGGGACAAGAAGTTTATCGGTGGTCAGCGTGAAGCGACGTTGAACCGTGAAAAAGAGGAAATTGATGCTACTCATAAGCTTACGGCTGGTTGGGCTTACAATCTCGCTGGTCAGGGTTCATGGTCCATTGAAATGGATGGTGTCATGCTCGAAGATGATGAAAGCCTAGAATTGCTTGACGATGCTTTTGAAAACGATGAAACCATCCATGTCCACTGGACAAATAAAAGCGGCACGAACTACGAAGGTGACGCTATCCTAACAGATTACCCGATCGAAGCACCGATGGATGATGTTATGACTTACTCCATGACATTTAACGGTCAAGGAAAATACACCAAGACACGCAGGAGCGATAGTGACAATGGTGATGGCGGCGACGGTGGCGATGGGGAGAGTCCGACGGAGATTGAGGTGTCCCCGTCCTCAGTCTCCATGACAGTAGGGGATACCCAATCATTGACTGCCACAGCTATATATAGCGAGGAGGATGATTAA